DNA from Polaribacter sp. NJDZ03:
ATGTCTAATCAACAAACTTTATCAAAAACAAATTATACAATTCCAATTGCAATAATAGCAGGGTTATTTTCTATTTTCGGTTTTGTAACTTGGATTAACGGTGCCTTAATTCCGTTTATGAAAACTTTAAATGAGTTAACGGAGGCGCAATCCTACATGGTAGCTTCTGCATCCTATATATCATTTGTTGTAATGGCACTACCATCATCTTATATCATAGGAAAAGTAGGGTATAAAAAAGGGATGTCTTTGGGTTTATCAATCATGGCTATTGGTGCATTAGTATTTATTCCAGCAGCTGAATCTCAAACATATTGGTTGTTTTTAACAGCAATATTTATTCAAGGAACCGGAATGACTTTATGTCAAACAGCTGCTAATCCATACATTACAATTATAGGACCTATTGAAAGTGGAGCAAAACGTATGGCGCTAATGGGTATTGCAAACAAAAGTGCAGGTGCTTTAGGTTCTTTAGTTTTTGGAGCTCTTTTATTATCTGGAATTGATGAAGTTAAAGAAAAAATAGGAACCGTTTCTGCTTTAGAAAAAGAACAATTATTAGCAACCATGGCAGATAGTGTGATTACACCTTATATAGTAATGGCAGTTGTACTATTCATTTTTGCTATTTTAATAAGAAAAGCTCCCTTACCAGAAGTTGAAGCAACAGAGGAAGAAGTTGAAGATGACGTTAAAAATGAGGAAACTACAAAAACAAGTATCTTTCAATTCCCACATCTTTGGTTAGGAGTACTTACATTGTTTGTATATGTTGGTGCAGAAGTAATAGCCGGAGATTCTATTATAGCTTATGGTTTATCTCTAGGAATACCAGCTGCAGATGCTAAATTCTTTACATTGTTTACGTTATCTGCAATGGTAGTAACGTATGCACTAGGAGTATTCCTTATTCCAAAATACCTAAAACAAGATACAGCCCTAAAAATAAGTGCCATTCTTGGTATTATTTTTAGTTTTTGTATACTATCAACTACAGGTTTTACCTCTGTTCTATTTGTTGCATCCTTAGGTATTGCAAACGCCTTAGTTTGGCCTGCAATATGGCCTCTAACATTAAATGGGCTAGGTAAATTCACTAAAACTGCATCTGCTTTATTAATTATGGCAATTGCAGGAGGAGCTGTTATTTTACCATTATACGGAAAATTAGTAGATGCAGGAAAACATCAATTAATGACAAGCGGATTAGAAGAAGCAGAAGCAATAGCAACAGCTTCTACCAGTAGTTATTGGATTCTAATTCCTTGTTATGCCATTGTACTATTTTTTGCAATATGGGGACATAAAATTAAAAACTGGAGCAAATAAATAAAGTAACTTTTCAAAGAAACAAATAACAAATTATGTTAAAAAGCACTATAGACAAAGCAACAGGTTTCGAAAAAAGATTCGAAAATATTGGAACTATCGTATATGAAGATTCTACATCAGCAGCAAAATCAATTGCACAAGAAATTGCGAGCCTTATTAAGGTAAAGCAGTCTCAAAAACAACCTTGTATTTTAGGTTTAGCAACAGGTTCTTCACCAAAAGGACTATATGCAGAATTGGTAAGATTACATAAAGAAGAAGGTTTAAGTTTTAAAAACGTAGTGTCTTTTAATTTAGATGAATACTACCCAATGGAACCAGATTCTATAAACAGTTATGTGCGTTTTATGCAAGAACAACTGTTTAATCACATAGATATTTTACCAGAAAACTGTCATGTACCAGACGGAACGTTATCAAAAGCAGCTATTAGAGATTATTGTGATCAATATGAAGCAAAAATTGAAGCTTTAGGTGGTATCGATTTGCAAATTTTAGGAATTGGAGGAAATGGTCATATTGGGTTTAACGAATCTGGATCTCTTCAAAATTCTAAAACAAGATTGGTTGCTTTAGACCATATTACAAGAGTTGCAGCTAGTGGAGATTTTTCTGGTTTAGAAAACACACCAAGAACAGCAATTACTTTAGGTGTTAAAAAAATAATGGAAGCTAAAAGAGTCATTTTAATGGCTTGGGGAGAAAGCAAATCTAATATTATAAAAGCCTCTGTAGAAGATGAGGTTACAAGTTTAGTACCTGCTTCTTATTTGCAAGAACATAGAAATGCAACTTTTATTTTAGACCAAGCAGCAGCTTCTAAATTAACAAGAATCAATACGCCTTGGTTGGTAGAAAAAATAGTTTGGACAGACACGCTTACTAGAAAAGCAGTTTTAAGTTTAGCACTTTATTTGAAGAAACCAATTTTAATGTTAACAGATGCCGATTACATAGAAAATGGAATGAGCGATTTGTTGGCAGATTCGGGGCCTGCGTATGACATCAACATAAAAATATTTAACAAATTACAAAATACTATTACCGGTTGGCCAGGTGGAAAACCAAATGCAGACGATAGTAAACGACCAGAAAGAGCTGAACCCGCTAAAAAACGTGTCTTAATTTTTAGTCCGCATCCAGATGATGACGTTATTAGTATGGGCGGTACTTTTAAACGATTACATGAGCAAGGCCATGAAGTACATATTGGATACCAAACCTCTGGTAATATTGCAGTTGCAGATGATGAAGCATTGCGTTTTGCAAGTTTTGTGTGTGATTATAATGATAAATTTGGAATTGATAATTCTGAAGCAAATGCAATCTACAAGAAAGCAGCAGACTTTTTAAAGAACAAAAAAGCGAGCGAAATAGATACTGCAGAGGTTAGATACATTAAAGGATTAATTAGAAAAGGAGAAGCAAGAGCAGCCAGTCATTTTATAGGGTTACCAGATACTCAAATCCACTTTATGGAATTGCCTTTCTATGAAACCGGAGCGATAAAAAAGAACCCAATTGGAGTTGGAGATGTAGAGATAACCAAAGAATTAATCGAAAAAATTAAGCCGCATCAAATTTATGCAGCTGGAGATTTAGCAGATCCACACGGAACTCATAAAGTGTGTCTAGATGCAATTTTTGCAGCTGTTAGAGCCCTAAAACCTAAAAAGTTTATGAAAGACTGTTGGGTTTGGTTGTACAGAGGTGCATGGCAAGAATGGGGCATTGATGAAATAGAAATGGCCGTACCAATGGGACCAGACCAAGTTCTAGAGAAAAGAAAAGGAATTTTTAAGCATCAATCTCAGAAAGATGGTGTTGTTTTTCAAGGTGCAGACAGTAGAGAATTTTGGCAACGTGCAGAAGACCGAAATAGAGAAACCGCAGAATTATATGACCAATTAGGCTTGTCTCATTACGCAGCTATGGAAGCATTTGTAAGATGGCATTATTAAAAAGTAGATTACTTTAATATCAAAGTATAAAAGAAACAAAAAAAAACCTCAACTGTAAAAGTTGAGGTTTTTTAATTAAATAGCTAAAAATGATACTAACTTAATCAGTTAAAACTTTTGATGAAATTCTATCTATTTAAATGAATTTTATTATAAAAATCAATATAAATGATCTTATTGTGACGAGTCCTTTAAAAAAAGAAACGTTTTTTTTGTTACTAATCTAGTTCTATAATTTTCAACAAATCTAAAGGATGTTCTAAAATATGTGTCGCTCCACCTTCTATCAATCCTTTTTTATCCCTAAAACCCCAAGACACGCCAACAGGAAGCATATTTGCATTTTTAGCTACCAAAATATCTACGTCTGTATCACCAACAAAAATGGTTTCCTCTGGTTTTACTTGTATCTCCTCGCAGATTTCTAAAGCTACTTTCGGGTTTGGTTTTTTATCAACCTCAACCTTCAATCCTAAAACAGGACTTAAATAATCTGGC
Protein-coding regions in this window:
- a CDS encoding sugar MFS transporter; the encoded protein is MSNQQTLSKTNYTIPIAIIAGLFSIFGFVTWINGALIPFMKTLNELTEAQSYMVASASYISFVVMALPSSYIIGKVGYKKGMSLGLSIMAIGALVFIPAAESQTYWLFLTAIFIQGTGMTLCQTAANPYITIIGPIESGAKRMALMGIANKSAGALGSLVFGALLLSGIDEVKEKIGTVSALEKEQLLATMADSVITPYIVMAVVLFIFAILIRKAPLPEVEATEEEVEDDVKNEETTKTSIFQFPHLWLGVLTLFVYVGAEVIAGDSIIAYGLSLGIPAADAKFFTLFTLSAMVVTYALGVFLIPKYLKQDTALKISAILGIIFSFCILSTTGFTSVLFVASLGIANALVWPAIWPLTLNGLGKFTKTASALLIMAIAGGAVILPLYGKLVDAGKHQLMTSGLEEAEAIATASTSSYWILIPCYAIVLFFAIWGHKIKNWSK
- the nagB gene encoding glucosamine-6-phosphate deaminase encodes the protein MLKSTIDKATGFEKRFENIGTIVYEDSTSAAKSIAQEIASLIKVKQSQKQPCILGLATGSSPKGLYAELVRLHKEEGLSFKNVVSFNLDEYYPMEPDSINSYVRFMQEQLFNHIDILPENCHVPDGTLSKAAIRDYCDQYEAKIEALGGIDLQILGIGGNGHIGFNESGSLQNSKTRLVALDHITRVAASGDFSGLENTPRTAITLGVKKIMEAKRVILMAWGESKSNIIKASVEDEVTSLVPASYLQEHRNATFILDQAAASKLTRINTPWLVEKIVWTDTLTRKAVLSLALYLKKPILMLTDADYIENGMSDLLADSGPAYDINIKIFNKLQNTITGWPGGKPNADDSKRPERAEPAKKRVLIFSPHPDDDVISMGGTFKRLHEQGHEVHIGYQTSGNIAVADDEALRFASFVCDYNDKFGIDNSEANAIYKKAADFLKNKKASEIDTAEVRYIKGLIRKGEARAASHFIGLPDTQIHFMELPFYETGAIKKNPIGVGDVEITKELIEKIKPHQIYAAGDLADPHGTHKVCLDAIFAAVRALKPKKFMKDCWVWLYRGAWQEWGIDEIEMAVPMGPDQVLEKRKGIFKHQSQKDGVVFQGADSREFWQRAEDRNRETAELYDQLGLSHYAAMEAFVRWHY